The following proteins are encoded in a genomic region of Benincasa hispida cultivar B227 unplaced genomic scaffold, ASM972705v1 Contig245, whole genome shotgun sequence:
- the LOC120069111 gene encoding cysteine-tryptophan domain-containing zinc finger protein 7-like isoform X1, with protein sequence MISVGGRDARKEVGLNGARREMEDTELEEGEAWSYQNNEDFDSNIDPDIALSYIDVKLQHVLGHFQKDFEGGVSAENLGAKFGGYGSFLPSYQRSPVWSHSRTPPKGHNGSTSRSPNNFHQEVGHNNSVVSSTTPQSIRPGPPSTSSTSLPIIKGPNLNESSKQEVCTSFQHVDELASGYGCVNNKSTTSSDQISLKVRIKMGSDNLSTRKNDDIYCGLGLDVSQSSSLDDSPSESEGISRELQDGPFESPTSILQMMTSFPVHGGFLLSPLPDDLIHLTQTGKPGREKKSTRVQHYNQDRPLAGGSSLKGGQMLVEKMSKDINDFLFESKNTNKKDFLNGSITSKKTSEIDTVACEEIVSNALKLPLLGNSYAIAGGPTKSVNGASEILMEADKVVARDRHFFDQLEEGPAVEPPLVIENEKQNNGSSGKVKEPKKASKFDDSSVPAKKSGESKREKNIDLIESASKGKNASNSDQIDPLKLNTNHKIALHTHNNMKSGKDHLLPEGKKKSKFSQTECIPNGEVSKRNMKSGSSGSKTKSISKADNISARTEIEDHKPQDFRKTKDRYRDFFGELEEDDNLLDSSETPLEDQLHHSDVFGKSTPVIPVSKERLSVEKIGKSLASKAFPEAVMYPASGTVSDAAPAAVDNVNGQDNWVCCDRCQQWRLLPLGTNPASLPEKWICSMLDWLPGMNQCMFSEEETTKALITRFQAPAAPEGNIYSNLSGVVPGVANALQSEQNHRHYDFNVRPGGGKKKHGANERPSATLKGDAPQLSNSKKHEGAMKSRSLDDVNQLPIGDEANFHQLNKYGDVPVDKHKHKYKEKQESVDILSDEGATKILKTKNRKEKEQDYSRPLKKVRTDGLDLIDEDQISGHSGPVVKVDPTSSIGFPSASGGTNKSKSMDHSSKDSKYNMNVIPRVPNDKRENKQLGVVDDDSLGGGSGSTKSNSKKRKVKASPDVQINPGSFNGSDHLPQKRGRVMSDDDHRKEKKPKLSKPLGKESSGRKEKKGSHSKNLPLGQDVGSTLSHRSLDGVDSLKRDLGALQSSLVATSSSSKISGSHKTKSSFQEMKGSPVESVSSSPMRIPNRDKILRSSREGKDFLDAGRTRYSDGEEDDGGSDRSGTGSKKKSVMAHRRPSKSPMIDILNKDASNLSGKRTKTKEKSSSNVRNCDFPNGSLGNSGLDHQHPCKPWAEQVQNEDRPNEMRYRCNETYPVKSGKDLSSQLKDRNGSHCSDVSMDKDKVPYSHDDLQGRSPPHSDLKVKNGKHRLQDNSRIKSGDARKESSGKLSMERGKRESELNFVKHEGPDSTVDSTSKENVILSARKNQQLDCNGTTSKRSLFQKNDQLEKVSGKSTPVQLPTSGELQNQMVHCPPSAGGKKGNATGILQVDASESNDVSKGKKHAKNRQKEAQTNGSRHSTPNARMPIDAPSPARRDSSNQAATKAMKEAKDLKHLADRFKNSGSNHESIGLYFQAALKFLYGASLLESSNNETAKQSMQIYSSTAKLCEFCAHEYEKIKDMAAAALAYKCMEVAFMRVIYSSHNSAIRDRNELQKALKMLPSGESPSSASDVDNLNHPGTAEKVALSKGVSSSQANGSHVIAANNRPNFLRLLNYAQDVNFAMEASRKSRIAFAAANASSGGTTNKEGISCIKTALDFNFQDVEGLLALVRIAMEAINR encoded by the exons ATGATTTCTGTGGGGGGTAGGGATGCGAGGAAGGAAGTAGGGCTAAACGGTGCCAGGAGAGAGATGGAAGATACTGAGCTTGAAGAGGGAGAAGCTTGGTCCTACCAGAACAATGAAGATTTTGATTCAAATATCGACCCTGATATTGCTCTCTCCTACATC GATGTGAAACTTCAACATGTTCTGGGACACTTCCAGAAAGATTTTGAAGGTGGAGTCTCTGCAGAAAATTTGG gggcaaaatttGGTGGATATGGTTCGTTTTTACCTTCCTATCAACGGTCTCCGGTTTGGTCCCATTCAAGGACTCCACCAAAAGGCCACAATGGCAGTACATCCAGATCTCCCAATAATTTTCACCAGGAG GTTGGGCATAATAACTCTGTAGTTTCTTCAACTACGCCTCAGTCAATAAGGCCTGGGCCCCCTTCGACTAGTTCTACATCACTGCCCATAATCAAAGGTCCGAATCTGAATGAATCATCCAAACAAGAAGTATGCACTTCTTTCCAGCATGTTGATGAACTTGCTTCTGGATATGGATGTGTGAACAACAAATCCACTACTTCTTCAGACCAAATATCACTGAAAGTGCGAATTAAAATGGGTTCTGATAACCTTTCAACGAGAAAAAATGATGACATCTATTGTGGTCTTGGCCTAGATGTTTCACAATCTTCATCATTAGATGACAGCCCCTCAGAAAGTGAAGGGATCTCTCGTGAGCTTCAGGATGGCCCATTTGAATCTCCAACTAGTATTCTTCAG ATGATGACATCATTTCCAGTTCACGGAGGTTTCTTGCTATCCCCTCTTCCTGATGATCTTATTCACCTGACTCAGACGGGGAAGCCtggaagagagaaaaaatctaCTCGTGTCCAACATTACAATCAGGATCGCCCATTAGCAGGGGGGTCTTCTTTGAAAGGTGGTCAAATGTTAGTTGAGAAGATGTCAAAAGATATAAATGACTTCTTGTTCGAATCAAAGAACACAAATAAGAAGGATTTTTTGAATGGCTCAATCACATCAAAGAAGACTTCAGAAATTGATACAGTAGCTTGTGAGGAGATTGTTTCCAATGCACTAAAGCTTCCACTTTTAGGAAATTCGTATGCCATTGCAGGTGGGCCAACAAAGAGTGTTAATGGGGCATCTGAAATATTAATGGAGGCAGATAAAGTTGTGGCTAGGGACAGACATTTTTTTGATCAATTGGAAGAGGGTCCAGCAGTAGAGCCTCCACTTGTTATAGAGAATGAGAAGCAAAATAATGGCTCATCTGGAAAGGTTAAGGAGCCAAAAAAAGCCAGTAAGTTTGATGATAGTTCAGTTCCTGCAAAAAAATCTGGAGAAAGCAAGAGGGAGAAAAATATTGACTTGATTGAGTCTGCCTCAAAGGGGAAAAATGCTTCAAATAGTGATCAAATTGATCCTCTCAAGTTGAATACTAATCATAAAATCGCACTACATACACATAACAACATGAAATCAGGGAAGGATCATTTATTACCCGAGGGAAAAAAGAAGTCAAAGTTTAGTCAAACTGAGTGCATCCCCAATGGAGAAGTATCAAAACGTAATATGAAGTCTGGCTCTTCAGGTTCCAAAACAAAGAGTATTAGTAAAGCCGACAACATTTCAGCTAGAACCGAAATTGAAGATCACAAGCCACAGGACTTCAGAAAAACTAAAGACAGATACCGAGATTTCTTTGGGGAAttggaagaagatgataatcTATTAGATTCATCAGAGACGCCTCTTGAGGATCAACTACATCATTCCGATGTATTTGGAAAATCAACACCTGTTATTCCTGTGTCAAAGGAGAGATTATCTGTTGAGAAAATTGGCAAGTCATTGGCTTCAAAAGCATTTCCAGAAGCAGTTATGTATCCTGCCAGTGGGACAGTATCTGATGCGGCTCCTGCTGCAGTGGATAATGTAAATGGACAAGACAACTGGGTTTGTTGCGATAGGTGTCAACAATGGCGGCTTCTTCCATTGGGCACAAATCCGGCCAGCCTACCCGAGAAGTGGATTTGTAGCATGCTCGATTGGCT GCCTGGAATGAACCAATGTATGTTTAGTGAGGAGGAAACAACAAAAGCTCTAATAACAAGGTTCCAAGCACCTGCTGCTCCTGAGGGTAATATTTACAGTAATCTGAGTGGAGTTGTGCCAGGAGTGGCTAATGCTCTGCAGTCTGAGCAGAATCACCGTCATTATGATTTTAATGTTCGGCCTGGTGGTGGAAAGAAGAAGCATGGAGCAAATGAAAGACCAAGTGCAACACTTAAAGGGGATGCCCCTCAGCTATCAAACTCAAAGAAGCATGAAGGAGCAATGAAAAGCAGGAGTTTAGACGATGTGAACCAGTTGCCTATCGGAGATGAAGCTAATTTTCATCAGTTAAACAAATATGGCGATGTCCCTGTTGATAAGCACAAGCATAAGTATAAAGAGAAGCAGGAATCTGTCGACATCCTATCTGATGAAG GTGCTACCAAGATTTTAAAGACTAAAAACAGAAAAGAGAAAGAACAAGATTACTCTAGACCTTTAAAGAAAGTCAGAACTGATGGTCTGGATTTGATTGATGAAGACCAGATATCAGGGCACAGTGGACCTGTTGTGAAAGTTGACCCGACCTCGAGCATTGGCTTTCCTTCTGCATCAGGTGGAACTAATAAGTCTAAAAGTATGGACCATTCTTCTAAGGACTCAAAATATAACATGAATGTCATCCCCCGTGTACCCAATGATAAAAGAGAGAATAAACAGCTGGGCGTTGTGGATGATGATTCCCTGGGAGGAGGAAGTGGTAGTACCAAAAGCAATTCAAAGAAGAGAAAAGTGAAAGCATCCCCGgatgttcaaattaatcctGGGTCCTTCAATGGTTCTGACCATCTCCCACAAAAGAGAGGTCGTGTTATGAGTGACGATGACCATAGGAAGGAGAAAAAACCAAAGCTATCTAAGCCTCTGGGTAAAGAATCCAGTggtagaaaagagaaaaaaggttCCCATTCTAAGAATTTGCCACTTGGACAAGATGTAGGGAGCACTCTTTCTCATCGGAGTTTGGATGGCGTTGATTCTTTGAAAAGGGATCTAGGAGCGCTACAATCTTCTCTTGTAGCCACTTCAAGTTCTTCTAAGATATCTGGTTCACATAAAACCAAATCTAGTTTCCAGGAGATGAAAGGGTCGCCTGTAGAATCTGTTTCTTCATCACCTATGAGAATACCTAACCGAGATAAGATTTTACGATCATCTAGGGAAGGCAAGGATTTTCTGGATGCTGGTCGTACAAGATACTCAGATGGGGAGGAAGATGATGGTGGTAGCGATCGCTCTGGGACTGGTAGCAAAAAGAAGTCTGTTATGGCTCATCGTAGGCCTTCAAAGTCCCCCATGATTGATATTTTGAACAAAGATGCTAGTAATTTGTCAGGAAAAAGAACTAAAACAAAGGAGAAGTCTTCTTCTAATGTTCGAAATTGCGACTTTCCAAATGGTAGTCTTGGCAATTCAGGACTTGATCATCAGCATCCTTGTAAACCATGGGCTGAACAAGTTCAGAATGAAGACAGACCAAATGAAATGCGATATAGGTGCAATGAGACATATCCGGTCAAAAGCGGAAAGGATTTATCTTCACAGTTGAAGGACAGGAATGGGAGCCATTGTTCAGATGTTAGCATGGATAAGGACAAGGTTCCTTATTCCCATGATGATTTGCAAGGAAGGTCTCCTCCACACTCTGATTTGAAGGTTAAGAATGGTAAACACAGGTTGCAGGACAACTCTAGGATCAAATCTGGGGATGCAAGGAAGGAAAGTTCAGGGAAACTGTCCATGGAGCGGGGTAAAAGAGAAAGTGAATTAAATTTTGTCAAGCATGAAGGTCCAGATTCTACAGTAGACAGCACTTCCAAAGAAAATGTGATTTTGTCTGCAAGGAAGAATCAGCAACTCGATTGCAATGGTACTACATCAAAGAGGTCCCTTTTTCAGAAAAATGATCAACTTGAAAAGGTATCGGGAAAAAGTACACCGGTACAATTACCAACCTCGGGAGAATTGCAAAATCAAATGGTGCATTGCCCCCCTTCAGCAGGAGGTAAAAAAGGAAATGCAACTGGTATTTTGCAAGTAGATGCTTCAGAAAGCAACGATGTATCTAAGGGGAAAAAGCATGCTAAGAATCGTCAAAAGGAAGCTCAGACCAATGGCTCAAGACATTCTACCCCCAATGCGAGGATGCCCATTGATGCGCCAAGTCCAGCTAGAAGGGATTCCTCCAACCAGGCTGCTACCAAAGCTATGAAAGAAGCTAAAGATTTAAAACATCTTGCCGATCGTTTTAAG AATTCCGGGTCCAATCACGAATCCATTGGGCTTTATTTCCAAGCGGCCCTGAAGTTTCTTTATGGAGCTTCGTTGCTCGAGTCGTCCAACAATGAGACTGCCAAACAGTCTATGCAAATATACAGTAGCACTGCGAAACTATGCGA GTTTTGTGCTCATGAGTATGAGAAAATCAAAGACATGGCTGCTGCTGCTTTGGCATACAAATGCATGGAAGTAGCTTTCATGAGGGTGATTTATTCTTCACATAACAGTGCAATCAGAGACCGGAATGAGTTGCAGAAAGCCCTGAAAATGCTTCCTTCTG GAGAATCTCCATCATCTGCATCTGATGTTGATAACTTAAACCACCCTGGTACAGCAGAAAAAGTTGCTCTTTCTAAGGGTGTCAGTTCGAGCCAAGCTAATGGATCTCATGTCATCGCTGCTAACAACCGTCCAAATTTTTTGAGGTTGCTTAATTAT GCGCAAGATGTAAATTTTGCCATGGAAGCATCAAGAAAATCACGGATTGCTTTTGCAGCTGCAAATGCGAGCTCGGGAGGGACAACTAATAAGGAGGGTATCTCTTGCATCAAAACGGCTCTTGATTTTAACTTTCAAGATGTAGAAGGTCTGCTGGCTCTAGTACGAATTGCAATGGAGGCAATTAACCGTTGA
- the LOC120069111 gene encoding cysteine-tryptophan domain-containing zinc finger protein 7-like isoform X2, whose amino-acid sequence MEDTELEEGEAWSYQNNEDFDSNIDPDIALSYIDVKLQHVLGHFQKDFEGGVSAENLGAKFGGYGSFLPSYQRSPVWSHSRTPPKGHNGSTSRSPNNFHQEVGHNNSVVSSTTPQSIRPGPPSTSSTSLPIIKGPNLNESSKQEVCTSFQHVDELASGYGCVNNKSTTSSDQISLKVRIKMGSDNLSTRKNDDIYCGLGLDVSQSSSLDDSPSESEGISRELQDGPFESPTSILQMMTSFPVHGGFLLSPLPDDLIHLTQTGKPGREKKSTRVQHYNQDRPLAGGSSLKGGQMLVEKMSKDINDFLFESKNTNKKDFLNGSITSKKTSEIDTVACEEIVSNALKLPLLGNSYAIAGGPTKSVNGASEILMEADKVVARDRHFFDQLEEGPAVEPPLVIENEKQNNGSSGKVKEPKKASKFDDSSVPAKKSGESKREKNIDLIESASKGKNASNSDQIDPLKLNTNHKIALHTHNNMKSGKDHLLPEGKKKSKFSQTECIPNGEVSKRNMKSGSSGSKTKSISKADNISARTEIEDHKPQDFRKTKDRYRDFFGELEEDDNLLDSSETPLEDQLHHSDVFGKSTPVIPVSKERLSVEKIGKSLASKAFPEAVMYPASGTVSDAAPAAVDNVNGQDNWVCCDRCQQWRLLPLGTNPASLPEKWICSMLDWLPGMNQCMFSEEETTKALITRFQAPAAPEGNIYSNLSGVVPGVANALQSEQNHRHYDFNVRPGGGKKKHGANERPSATLKGDAPQLSNSKKHEGAMKSRSLDDVNQLPIGDEANFHQLNKYGDVPVDKHKHKYKEKQESVDILSDEGATKILKTKNRKEKEQDYSRPLKKVRTDGLDLIDEDQISGHSGPVVKVDPTSSIGFPSASGGTNKSKSMDHSSKDSKYNMNVIPRVPNDKRENKQLGVVDDDSLGGGSGSTKSNSKKRKVKASPDVQINPGSFNGSDHLPQKRGRVMSDDDHRKEKKPKLSKPLGKESSGRKEKKGSHSKNLPLGQDVGSTLSHRSLDGVDSLKRDLGALQSSLVATSSSSKISGSHKTKSSFQEMKGSPVESVSSSPMRIPNRDKILRSSREGKDFLDAGRTRYSDGEEDDGGSDRSGTGSKKKSVMAHRRPSKSPMIDILNKDASNLSGKRTKTKEKSSSNVRNCDFPNGSLGNSGLDHQHPCKPWAEQVQNEDRPNEMRYRCNETYPVKSGKDLSSQLKDRNGSHCSDVSMDKDKVPYSHDDLQGRSPPHSDLKVKNGKHRLQDNSRIKSGDARKESSGKLSMERGKRESELNFVKHEGPDSTVDSTSKENVILSARKNQQLDCNGTTSKRSLFQKNDQLEKVSGKSTPVQLPTSGELQNQMVHCPPSAGGKKGNATGILQVDASESNDVSKGKKHAKNRQKEAQTNGSRHSTPNARMPIDAPSPARRDSSNQAATKAMKEAKDLKHLADRFKNSGSNHESIGLYFQAALKFLYGASLLESSNNETAKQSMQIYSSTAKLCEFCAHEYEKIKDMAAAALAYKCMEVAFMRVIYSSHNSAIRDRNELQKALKMLPSGESPSSASDVDNLNHPGTAEKVALSKGVSSSQANGSHVIAANNRPNFLRLLNYAQDVNFAMEASRKSRIAFAAANASSGGTTNKEGISCIKTALDFNFQDVEGLLALVRIAMEAINR is encoded by the exons ATGGAAGATACTGAGCTTGAAGAGGGAGAAGCTTGGTCCTACCAGAACAATGAAGATTTTGATTCAAATATCGACCCTGATATTGCTCTCTCCTACATC GATGTGAAACTTCAACATGTTCTGGGACACTTCCAGAAAGATTTTGAAGGTGGAGTCTCTGCAGAAAATTTGG gggcaaaatttGGTGGATATGGTTCGTTTTTACCTTCCTATCAACGGTCTCCGGTTTGGTCCCATTCAAGGACTCCACCAAAAGGCCACAATGGCAGTACATCCAGATCTCCCAATAATTTTCACCAGGAG GTTGGGCATAATAACTCTGTAGTTTCTTCAACTACGCCTCAGTCAATAAGGCCTGGGCCCCCTTCGACTAGTTCTACATCACTGCCCATAATCAAAGGTCCGAATCTGAATGAATCATCCAAACAAGAAGTATGCACTTCTTTCCAGCATGTTGATGAACTTGCTTCTGGATATGGATGTGTGAACAACAAATCCACTACTTCTTCAGACCAAATATCACTGAAAGTGCGAATTAAAATGGGTTCTGATAACCTTTCAACGAGAAAAAATGATGACATCTATTGTGGTCTTGGCCTAGATGTTTCACAATCTTCATCATTAGATGACAGCCCCTCAGAAAGTGAAGGGATCTCTCGTGAGCTTCAGGATGGCCCATTTGAATCTCCAACTAGTATTCTTCAG ATGATGACATCATTTCCAGTTCACGGAGGTTTCTTGCTATCCCCTCTTCCTGATGATCTTATTCACCTGACTCAGACGGGGAAGCCtggaagagagaaaaaatctaCTCGTGTCCAACATTACAATCAGGATCGCCCATTAGCAGGGGGGTCTTCTTTGAAAGGTGGTCAAATGTTAGTTGAGAAGATGTCAAAAGATATAAATGACTTCTTGTTCGAATCAAAGAACACAAATAAGAAGGATTTTTTGAATGGCTCAATCACATCAAAGAAGACTTCAGAAATTGATACAGTAGCTTGTGAGGAGATTGTTTCCAATGCACTAAAGCTTCCACTTTTAGGAAATTCGTATGCCATTGCAGGTGGGCCAACAAAGAGTGTTAATGGGGCATCTGAAATATTAATGGAGGCAGATAAAGTTGTGGCTAGGGACAGACATTTTTTTGATCAATTGGAAGAGGGTCCAGCAGTAGAGCCTCCACTTGTTATAGAGAATGAGAAGCAAAATAATGGCTCATCTGGAAAGGTTAAGGAGCCAAAAAAAGCCAGTAAGTTTGATGATAGTTCAGTTCCTGCAAAAAAATCTGGAGAAAGCAAGAGGGAGAAAAATATTGACTTGATTGAGTCTGCCTCAAAGGGGAAAAATGCTTCAAATAGTGATCAAATTGATCCTCTCAAGTTGAATACTAATCATAAAATCGCACTACATACACATAACAACATGAAATCAGGGAAGGATCATTTATTACCCGAGGGAAAAAAGAAGTCAAAGTTTAGTCAAACTGAGTGCATCCCCAATGGAGAAGTATCAAAACGTAATATGAAGTCTGGCTCTTCAGGTTCCAAAACAAAGAGTATTAGTAAAGCCGACAACATTTCAGCTAGAACCGAAATTGAAGATCACAAGCCACAGGACTTCAGAAAAACTAAAGACAGATACCGAGATTTCTTTGGGGAAttggaagaagatgataatcTATTAGATTCATCAGAGACGCCTCTTGAGGATCAACTACATCATTCCGATGTATTTGGAAAATCAACACCTGTTATTCCTGTGTCAAAGGAGAGATTATCTGTTGAGAAAATTGGCAAGTCATTGGCTTCAAAAGCATTTCCAGAAGCAGTTATGTATCCTGCCAGTGGGACAGTATCTGATGCGGCTCCTGCTGCAGTGGATAATGTAAATGGACAAGACAACTGGGTTTGTTGCGATAGGTGTCAACAATGGCGGCTTCTTCCATTGGGCACAAATCCGGCCAGCCTACCCGAGAAGTGGATTTGTAGCATGCTCGATTGGCT GCCTGGAATGAACCAATGTATGTTTAGTGAGGAGGAAACAACAAAAGCTCTAATAACAAGGTTCCAAGCACCTGCTGCTCCTGAGGGTAATATTTACAGTAATCTGAGTGGAGTTGTGCCAGGAGTGGCTAATGCTCTGCAGTCTGAGCAGAATCACCGTCATTATGATTTTAATGTTCGGCCTGGTGGTGGAAAGAAGAAGCATGGAGCAAATGAAAGACCAAGTGCAACACTTAAAGGGGATGCCCCTCAGCTATCAAACTCAAAGAAGCATGAAGGAGCAATGAAAAGCAGGAGTTTAGACGATGTGAACCAGTTGCCTATCGGAGATGAAGCTAATTTTCATCAGTTAAACAAATATGGCGATGTCCCTGTTGATAAGCACAAGCATAAGTATAAAGAGAAGCAGGAATCTGTCGACATCCTATCTGATGAAG GTGCTACCAAGATTTTAAAGACTAAAAACAGAAAAGAGAAAGAACAAGATTACTCTAGACCTTTAAAGAAAGTCAGAACTGATGGTCTGGATTTGATTGATGAAGACCAGATATCAGGGCACAGTGGACCTGTTGTGAAAGTTGACCCGACCTCGAGCATTGGCTTTCCTTCTGCATCAGGTGGAACTAATAAGTCTAAAAGTATGGACCATTCTTCTAAGGACTCAAAATATAACATGAATGTCATCCCCCGTGTACCCAATGATAAAAGAGAGAATAAACAGCTGGGCGTTGTGGATGATGATTCCCTGGGAGGAGGAAGTGGTAGTACCAAAAGCAATTCAAAGAAGAGAAAAGTGAAAGCATCCCCGgatgttcaaattaatcctGGGTCCTTCAATGGTTCTGACCATCTCCCACAAAAGAGAGGTCGTGTTATGAGTGACGATGACCATAGGAAGGAGAAAAAACCAAAGCTATCTAAGCCTCTGGGTAAAGAATCCAGTggtagaaaagagaaaaaaggttCCCATTCTAAGAATTTGCCACTTGGACAAGATGTAGGGAGCACTCTTTCTCATCGGAGTTTGGATGGCGTTGATTCTTTGAAAAGGGATCTAGGAGCGCTACAATCTTCTCTTGTAGCCACTTCAAGTTCTTCTAAGATATCTGGTTCACATAAAACCAAATCTAGTTTCCAGGAGATGAAAGGGTCGCCTGTAGAATCTGTTTCTTCATCACCTATGAGAATACCTAACCGAGATAAGATTTTACGATCATCTAGGGAAGGCAAGGATTTTCTGGATGCTGGTCGTACAAGATACTCAGATGGGGAGGAAGATGATGGTGGTAGCGATCGCTCTGGGACTGGTAGCAAAAAGAAGTCTGTTATGGCTCATCGTAGGCCTTCAAAGTCCCCCATGATTGATATTTTGAACAAAGATGCTAGTAATTTGTCAGGAAAAAGAACTAAAACAAAGGAGAAGTCTTCTTCTAATGTTCGAAATTGCGACTTTCCAAATGGTAGTCTTGGCAATTCAGGACTTGATCATCAGCATCCTTGTAAACCATGGGCTGAACAAGTTCAGAATGAAGACAGACCAAATGAAATGCGATATAGGTGCAATGAGACATATCCGGTCAAAAGCGGAAAGGATTTATCTTCACAGTTGAAGGACAGGAATGGGAGCCATTGTTCAGATGTTAGCATGGATAAGGACAAGGTTCCTTATTCCCATGATGATTTGCAAGGAAGGTCTCCTCCACACTCTGATTTGAAGGTTAAGAATGGTAAACACAGGTTGCAGGACAACTCTAGGATCAAATCTGGGGATGCAAGGAAGGAAAGTTCAGGGAAACTGTCCATGGAGCGGGGTAAAAGAGAAAGTGAATTAAATTTTGTCAAGCATGAAGGTCCAGATTCTACAGTAGACAGCACTTCCAAAGAAAATGTGATTTTGTCTGCAAGGAAGAATCAGCAACTCGATTGCAATGGTACTACATCAAAGAGGTCCCTTTTTCAGAAAAATGATCAACTTGAAAAGGTATCGGGAAAAAGTACACCGGTACAATTACCAACCTCGGGAGAATTGCAAAATCAAATGGTGCATTGCCCCCCTTCAGCAGGAGGTAAAAAAGGAAATGCAACTGGTATTTTGCAAGTAGATGCTTCAGAAAGCAACGATGTATCTAAGGGGAAAAAGCATGCTAAGAATCGTCAAAAGGAAGCTCAGACCAATGGCTCAAGACATTCTACCCCCAATGCGAGGATGCCCATTGATGCGCCAAGTCCAGCTAGAAGGGATTCCTCCAACCAGGCTGCTACCAAAGCTATGAAAGAAGCTAAAGATTTAAAACATCTTGCCGATCGTTTTAAG AATTCCGGGTCCAATCACGAATCCATTGGGCTTTATTTCCAAGCGGCCCTGAAGTTTCTTTATGGAGCTTCGTTGCTCGAGTCGTCCAACAATGAGACTGCCAAACAGTCTATGCAAATATACAGTAGCACTGCGAAACTATGCGA GTTTTGTGCTCATGAGTATGAGAAAATCAAAGACATGGCTGCTGCTGCTTTGGCATACAAATGCATGGAAGTAGCTTTCATGAGGGTGATTTATTCTTCACATAACAGTGCAATCAGAGACCGGAATGAGTTGCAGAAAGCCCTGAAAATGCTTCCTTCTG GAGAATCTCCATCATCTGCATCTGATGTTGATAACTTAAACCACCCTGGTACAGCAGAAAAAGTTGCTCTTTCTAAGGGTGTCAGTTCGAGCCAAGCTAATGGATCTCATGTCATCGCTGCTAACAACCGTCCAAATTTTTTGAGGTTGCTTAATTAT GCGCAAGATGTAAATTTTGCCATGGAAGCATCAAGAAAATCACGGATTGCTTTTGCAGCTGCAAATGCGAGCTCGGGAGGGACAACTAATAAGGAGGGTATCTCTTGCATCAAAACGGCTCTTGATTTTAACTTTCAAGATGTAGAAGGTCTGCTGGCTCTAGTACGAATTGCAATGGAGGCAATTAACCGTTGA